The following nucleotide sequence is from Bacteroidota bacterium.
TCACTGTAGACTATAATGACAGCGTCAAGAAAGGTGAGCTTATCGCCCGTATCGATCCAACATTGCAAGAGCAGGCAGTTCGGGCTGCAGAGGCAGATTTGGAACGCAGCATGGCTGAAGTGGCGCAGCGAGAACGTGAGTATACCCGCAACGAGCAGCTCTATGAACGTCAGGTGATCACAGAGAGCGAGTTCTATACAATCGAATATAACCTTGCGGTTGCAAAAGCAAACCTCAAGTCGAATCAGGTAGGCCTCGAACGCGCGCAGCAAAACCTCTCTTACACGTATATCTCTGCGCCAGTTGATGGCGTGGTGATTGAGCGCAACGTAGACGTCGGACAAACGGTTGCAGCCAGCCTTTCAGCGCCAACGCTCTTCCTGATTGCTGAGGACCTTTCCCAGATGGAGATTCTGGTTTCTGTAGATGAAAGCGACATTGGACAGATTCAGGCAGAACAGGCCGTTCGTTTCACGGTGCAGGCCTACCCGGAGGAGACTTTCCATGGCGCGGTACGCCAGGTACGCCTTCAGTCCAGTTCACAGGAAAACGTCGTCAACTACACGGTCGTGGTTGATGTCGACAACTCGGACGGAACACTGCTGCCAGGCATGACGGCTACAGTGGACTTCCTCATCGAGACTGCCACAGACGTACTGAATGTGGCCAACGCTGCTTTGCGCTTCCGCCCAACCGAAGAGATGACAGCTCAGCTTAGAGAGCGTCGGATGCAACAAGATAATCAGGGATCTGAAAACGTAAG
It contains:
- a CDS encoding efflux RND transporter periplasmic adaptor subunit; translated protein: MKKIISTLIVVGIAGAAFWYFNQNGQEEISYRFIEVEQGNLESTIGATGTLSAVSTVEVGTQASGQIAQITVDYNDSVKKGELIARIDPTLQEQAVRAAEADLERSMAEVAQREREYTRNEQLYERQVITESEFYTIEYNLAVAKANLKSNQVGLERAQQNLSYTYISAPVDGVVIERNVDVGQTVAASLSAPTLFLIAEDLSQMEILVSVDESDIGQIQAEQAVRFTVQAYPEETFHGAVRQVRLQSSSQENVVNYTVVVDVDNSDGTLLPGMTATVDFLIETATDVLNVANAALRFRPTEEMTAQLRERRMQQDNQGSENVRNAAQPRRPDRGNAENRQRPADTARLWYLDADGNLAIMPVRTGTTNGQSTAIQGPELEPGLMIITGVTQSSTQSGTTNPFQTSQQGGGPPRPGF